One genomic window of Tribolium castaneum strain GA2 chromosome 10, icTriCast1.1, whole genome shotgun sequence includes the following:
- the LOC100142591 gene encoding protein phosphatase 1 regulatory subunit 37 isoform X1: MMNVMDLSPIINEFDTPFLVDSGTESFTESPVAEEESEHSEDSTVCDIDSSCIQKCHILDKEVSVDEDILAVPLEPIRTQTEPSIVEPNEQDETALPSILRRESSTSSTVRKVSFPKEETELATYREPENDCPWTINTYLPPEKILQIYQASCKQHQTIELDIIKNLIMEIKNNTNHSAVLNLSMINITNEVNETLEDLLKVSNFRTLVLYECKFTSETISEFFNMLEYYGSVCDIEVAMNFDETAWKCFCNACTNLTVLEAISFKGMVINENYMRMLLNAVKSNTRITTLKFDACMLIKLPSFYLVESLMTNTTLCELYLPSTGLYTKEADCLGRFLQKNFTLKVLDISNNFIGDRGLEVLAKGLTKQTTAGCGLSVLVVFNNQVTEKSGPVICSIISECKNLHTLNIGYNHLTDAVISDIAPSLEVTTSLEGLGLQCTLLTCKGIDYLANAIENNNSLQKINLKGNKAIQVPGLERLCQALTSSKISKIEIDETNRSSHDPQAYVQLVKKMNAICTVNKNFKESSCDEIATISQLVSRKVSLSCEPRYVVPEPAPGATPLSVDSPPILSPVPAARPPKNRFQITKVQDPNTRPISRFKVTRVIPSPDEDLAIGKFANVRSSVSSNDSVDSLQLDVDSDRD; encoded by the exons ATGATGAACGTAATGGATTTGTCTCCAATCATAAATGAATTTGACACACCTTTCCTTGTAGACAGTGGCACTGAAAGTTTTACCGAAAGCCCTGTTGCAGAAGAAGAGAGTGAGCACTCGGAGGACTCCACAGTCTGCGACATTG ATTCGTCGTGCATCCAAAAATGCCACATTTTGGACAAAGAGGTCTCAGTGGACGAGGACATTCTGGCTGTTCCTCTGGAGCCCATTCGCACCCAAACCGAGCCAAGTATTGTGGAACCGAACGAGCAGGATGAGACCGCCCTCCCGTCCATTTTACGGAGGGAGTCCTCCACCTCGAGCACCGTCAGGAAGGTCTCCTTCCCCAAGGAGGAGACGGAGTTGGCCACCTACAGGGAGCCCGAAAACGACTGTCCTTGGACCATAA ACACGTATTTGCCCCCCGAAAAAATCCTACAAATCTACCAAGCCTCCTGCAAGCAGCATCAAACCATAGAGCTGGACATAATCAAAAATCTGATCATG gaaataaaaaacaacacaaaccATTCAGCAGTATTGAACTTATCGATGATAAACATAACGAATGAGGTGAACGAGACGTTGGAAGACTTGTTAAAAGTGTCGAACTTCCGCACCTTGGTGTTATACGAATGTAAGTTCACGTCGGAGACGATAAGCGAATTCTTCAACATGTTGGAATATTACGGTTCGGTGTGTGATATTGAGGTCGCGATGAATTTTGACGAAACGGCCTGGAAGTGCTTCTGCAACGCTTGTACAAATCTTACCGTCTTGGAGGCCATCTCCTTCAAAGGGATGGTAATCAACGAGAACTACATGCGGATGTTACTTAACGCCGTTAAGAGCAACACTAGAATCACCACATTGAAGTTTGACGCTTGTATGCTTATAAAGTTACCGTCGTTTTACTTAG TCGAAAGTCTAATGACAAACACTACTCTCTGCGAACTGTACCTGCCCTCGACCGGACTGTACACAAAAGAAGCTGACTGTTTGGGCCGTTTCCTGCAGAAAAACTTCACACTTAAAGTCCTAgacataagtaataattttatcgGGGACAGGGGGCTGGAAGTCCTAGCTAAAGGACTCACCAAACAGACGACGGCAGGCTGTGGCTTGTCGGTTTTAGTCGTTTTCAACAACCAAGTCACGGAGAAAAGTGGACCGGTTATCTGTAGTATAATT TCTGAGTGTAAAAATTTGCACACCCTTAACATCGGTTATAACCACCTGACGGATGCGGTTATTTCCGACATTGCCCCCAGTTTGGAGGTGACGACGTCTCTGGAGGGCCTAGGGCTCCAGTGCACCCTCCTGACGTGCAAAGGAATTGACTACCTCGCGAATGCCATCGAGAATAACAACTCGTTGCAA aaaattaacCTGAAGGGGAACAAAGCGATTCAAGTCCCTGGCTTAGAGCGCCTGTGCCAGGCGTTAACATCGTCGAAGATTTCGAAAATCGAGATTGACGAAACGAACCGTTCGTCTCAC GACCCCCAAGCCTACGTCCAActtgtgaaaaaaatgaacGCAATTTGCACAGTCAACAAGAATTTCAAAGAGTCAAGCTGCGACGAAATCGCCACGATTTCGCAGCTCGTTTCGCGGAAGGTTTCCCTGAGTTGCGAGCCCCGTTACGTCGTTCCGGAGCCCGCGCCGGGGGCTACGCCCCTCTCGGTCGACTCTCCGCCGATTCTGTCGCCCGTTCCGGCGGCACGGCCCCCCAAGAACCGGTTCCAAATAACCAAAGTACAAGACCCCAACACGCGCCCGATCTCGCGGTTTAAAGTTACGAGAGTTATTCCGTCGCCGGATGAAGACTTGGCCATTGGCAAGTTCGCAAATGTGAGGAGCAGTGTGTCGTCGAATGACAGCGTCGACTCCCTCCAACTTGACGTGGATAGTGATAGAGATTAG
- the LOC100142591 gene encoding protein phosphatase 1 regulatory subunit 37 isoform X2, whose protein sequence is MVRKRDSGTESFTESPVAEEESEHSEDSTVCDIDSSCIQKCHILDKEVSVDEDILAVPLEPIRTQTEPSIVEPNEQDETALPSILRRESSTSSTVRKVSFPKEETELATYREPENDCPWTINTYLPPEKILQIYQASCKQHQTIELDIIKNLIMEIKNNTNHSAVLNLSMINITNEVNETLEDLLKVSNFRTLVLYECKFTSETISEFFNMLEYYGSVCDIEVAMNFDETAWKCFCNACTNLTVLEAISFKGMVINENYMRMLLNAVKSNTRITTLKFDACMLIKLPSFYLVESLMTNTTLCELYLPSTGLYTKEADCLGRFLQKNFTLKVLDISNNFIGDRGLEVLAKGLTKQTTAGCGLSVLVVFNNQVTEKSGPVICSIISECKNLHTLNIGYNHLTDAVISDIAPSLEVTTSLEGLGLQCTLLTCKGIDYLANAIENNNSLQKINLKGNKAIQVPGLERLCQALTSSKISKIEIDETNRSSHDPQAYVQLVKKMNAICTVNKNFKESSCDEIATISQLVSRKVSLSCEPRYVVPEPAPGATPLSVDSPPILSPVPAARPPKNRFQITKVQDPNTRPISRFKVTRVIPSPDEDLAIGKFANVRSSVSSNDSVDSLQLDVDSDRD, encoded by the exons ATGGTTCGCAAACGAG ACAGTGGCACTGAAAGTTTTACCGAAAGCCCTGTTGCAGAAGAAGAGAGTGAGCACTCGGAGGACTCCACAGTCTGCGACATTG ATTCGTCGTGCATCCAAAAATGCCACATTTTGGACAAAGAGGTCTCAGTGGACGAGGACATTCTGGCTGTTCCTCTGGAGCCCATTCGCACCCAAACCGAGCCAAGTATTGTGGAACCGAACGAGCAGGATGAGACCGCCCTCCCGTCCATTTTACGGAGGGAGTCCTCCACCTCGAGCACCGTCAGGAAGGTCTCCTTCCCCAAGGAGGAGACGGAGTTGGCCACCTACAGGGAGCCCGAAAACGACTGTCCTTGGACCATAA ACACGTATTTGCCCCCCGAAAAAATCCTACAAATCTACCAAGCCTCCTGCAAGCAGCATCAAACCATAGAGCTGGACATAATCAAAAATCTGATCATG gaaataaaaaacaacacaaaccATTCAGCAGTATTGAACTTATCGATGATAAACATAACGAATGAGGTGAACGAGACGTTGGAAGACTTGTTAAAAGTGTCGAACTTCCGCACCTTGGTGTTATACGAATGTAAGTTCACGTCGGAGACGATAAGCGAATTCTTCAACATGTTGGAATATTACGGTTCGGTGTGTGATATTGAGGTCGCGATGAATTTTGACGAAACGGCCTGGAAGTGCTTCTGCAACGCTTGTACAAATCTTACCGTCTTGGAGGCCATCTCCTTCAAAGGGATGGTAATCAACGAGAACTACATGCGGATGTTACTTAACGCCGTTAAGAGCAACACTAGAATCACCACATTGAAGTTTGACGCTTGTATGCTTATAAAGTTACCGTCGTTTTACTTAG TCGAAAGTCTAATGACAAACACTACTCTCTGCGAACTGTACCTGCCCTCGACCGGACTGTACACAAAAGAAGCTGACTGTTTGGGCCGTTTCCTGCAGAAAAACTTCACACTTAAAGTCCTAgacataagtaataattttatcgGGGACAGGGGGCTGGAAGTCCTAGCTAAAGGACTCACCAAACAGACGACGGCAGGCTGTGGCTTGTCGGTTTTAGTCGTTTTCAACAACCAAGTCACGGAGAAAAGTGGACCGGTTATCTGTAGTATAATT TCTGAGTGTAAAAATTTGCACACCCTTAACATCGGTTATAACCACCTGACGGATGCGGTTATTTCCGACATTGCCCCCAGTTTGGAGGTGACGACGTCTCTGGAGGGCCTAGGGCTCCAGTGCACCCTCCTGACGTGCAAAGGAATTGACTACCTCGCGAATGCCATCGAGAATAACAACTCGTTGCAA aaaattaacCTGAAGGGGAACAAAGCGATTCAAGTCCCTGGCTTAGAGCGCCTGTGCCAGGCGTTAACATCGTCGAAGATTTCGAAAATCGAGATTGACGAAACGAACCGTTCGTCTCAC GACCCCCAAGCCTACGTCCAActtgtgaaaaaaatgaacGCAATTTGCACAGTCAACAAGAATTTCAAAGAGTCAAGCTGCGACGAAATCGCCACGATTTCGCAGCTCGTTTCGCGGAAGGTTTCCCTGAGTTGCGAGCCCCGTTACGTCGTTCCGGAGCCCGCGCCGGGGGCTACGCCCCTCTCGGTCGACTCTCCGCCGATTCTGTCGCCCGTTCCGGCGGCACGGCCCCCCAAGAACCGGTTCCAAATAACCAAAGTACAAGACCCCAACACGCGCCCGATCTCGCGGTTTAAAGTTACGAGAGTTATTCCGTCGCCGGATGAAGACTTGGCCATTGGCAAGTTCGCAAATGTGAGGAGCAGTGTGTCGTCGAATGACAGCGTCGACTCCCTCCAACTTGACGTGGATAGTGATAGAGATTAG